A single genomic interval of Bartonella sp. HY328 harbors:
- a CDS encoding LLM class flavin-dependent oxidoreductase, with the protein MKKIAFLSFGRWKQHELSKTLTAQQSYMQAIEMAVKAEEMGADGAYFRVHHFTEQFSAPYPLLAALGARTKHIEIGTSVVDLRYEHPLSMLENATTADMICNQRLQFGIGRGAPFASINGGDFFAPSSNKELTARELTHQRALSFLDQLRGERTFELEYSFKDAGEKRRIARLEPYSDTLRQRIWWGSGTMESAIWAAEHGMHLQCATHRNPENGQYEFSQQVEYLNAHKKAWEKAGHDYAPRAAIIREIIPLCDKKDEEWLVQVNNDLNQLWPNNAKARDVFQSIYCGSPKDIIANLKCDAAVKEADTIFIPVENTIGIEFNLKIIENILTKIAPELGWR; encoded by the coding sequence ATGAAAAAAATTGCTTTTCTTTCTTTTGGACGCTGGAAACAGCATGAGCTTTCTAAAACATTGACGGCTCAACAATCCTATATGCAAGCTATTGAAATGGCAGTCAAAGCCGAAGAAATGGGAGCTGATGGTGCCTATTTTCGCGTTCATCATTTCACCGAACAATTTAGCGCCCCTTATCCGCTATTGGCAGCTCTAGGTGCTAGGACCAAACACATTGAAATTGGTACAAGTGTTGTCGATTTACGCTATGAACACCCACTTTCCATGTTGGAAAATGCTACGACCGCCGATATGATTTGCAATCAAAGGCTACAATTTGGCATTGGCCGCGGTGCACCTTTTGCCTCTATTAATGGCGGTGATTTTTTTGCTCCAAGCAGCAATAAGGAATTAACAGCACGCGAACTCACCCATCAACGAGCCTTATCATTTCTAGATCAATTACGCGGCGAACGAACTTTTGAACTTGAATATTCATTTAAAGATGCTGGTGAAAAACGGCGCATTGCACGCCTTGAACCCTATAGTGATACGCTGCGCCAACGTATATGGTGGGGATCTGGCACGATGGAATCGGCTATTTGGGCAGCCGAGCATGGAATGCATTTGCAATGTGCGACCCATCGTAATCCAGAAAATGGTCAATATGAATTTTCACAACAGGTAGAATATTTAAATGCCCATAAAAAAGCTTGGGAAAAAGCTGGCCATGATTATGCACCGCGTGCTGCCATTATTCGCGAAATTATACCTCTTTGCGACAAGAAAGACGAAGAATGGTTAGTGCAAGTTAATAATGACCTTAACCAATTATGGCCTAATAATGCGAAGGCACGTGATGTATTTCAAAGCATTTATTGCGGCAGCCCCAAGGATATTATTGCTAACCTTAAATGCGATGCAGCTGTAAAAGAGGCTGATACAATTTTTATTCCAGTCGAAAACACTATTGGAATTGAATTCAACCTTAAAATAATAGAAAATATTTTAACGAAAATTGCCCCAGAATTGGGCTGGAGATAA
- a CDS encoding TonB-dependent receptor plug domain-containing protein: MIIQQKKLYRPVKALLLTAVSIFGLTKIAIAAPDDNALQNDQPISTVNQKQHVADDSNAGIYTLGTITVFGESNNAQTSGLSISESTVTSEEIRVYNRNTLGDALKVTPGVIVHNSGGRRNESRFYIRGFDMNQAPLMVDGVQVYLPYDNGLDINRFLTPDLSQIQVQKGYVSVLNGPGGMGGAVNLVTRKPEKALEIEVRPTVEFGNKGGVANYTTYGYIGTKQDSYYLQASGVYRDSDGFFLSRHFDPVVIGNSIIENGGRRDFSSARDWRGNFKIGFTPNATDEYSINYTKQEGRKDSPYSILAPVDGLTTKPPKGLGYQVNWNWPKWDVETTAFSSHTEFGNDSYINTRFFYAQFDNTIASYDDYHFNSQLKNKAFRSSYHDKSYGMSTELGTKILERNDLKGAFHFRRDEHQEHNINQPSKPTSIKDPVTGQDENIFSVALENTFHATDQIDFIGGISYDYRDLKNAEYLIKGTRDIGHFQLSHDGAVNWQLAAIYRPTVTAEWHASVSNRTRFPTIKERFSSRFGTAVPNPFVKAERATNYEIGWSDFITPNLELSSAVFYNDIDDMIDSVYLGIINSEGRELAQSRNVGTAKYYGVELKAEWQITETLMLGGNYSYLKGKIKSPNENQTLVTGKPHHQAFIYGKWLPMDKLSIMPSLEIASWRYSRSTIQNIYRKADGYVIGNISAEYNFNDHTSLLGGIRNISDENYEIEAGFPEAGRTFFLSGRFTF, encoded by the coding sequence ATGATAATTCAACAGAAAAAACTTTATAGGCCTGTCAAAGCTTTGCTTCTGACGGCTGTCTCGATTTTTGGTTTAACAAAAATAGCAATAGCGGCACCAGATGACAATGCATTGCAAAATGATCAACCAATATCGACAGTAAACCAAAAACAACATGTTGCTGATGACAGCAATGCTGGTATTTATACACTTGGCACAATTACTGTCTTTGGTGAGAGCAACAACGCGCAAACCAGTGGGCTTTCAATTTCTGAAAGTACGGTTACTTCTGAAGAAATACGTGTCTATAATCGCAATACGCTAGGAGATGCATTAAAGGTAACGCCTGGTGTTATTGTTCACAATTCTGGTGGACGGCGCAACGAAAGCCGATTTTACATTCGTGGTTTTGACATGAACCAAGCACCGCTCATGGTTGACGGTGTGCAGGTTTACCTCCCCTATGATAATGGACTTGATATTAATCGCTTTTTAACGCCCGATTTATCACAAATTCAGGTGCAAAAAGGTTATGTATCAGTATTAAATGGCCCCGGAGGAATGGGTGGTGCAGTTAATCTTGTAACACGCAAACCAGAAAAAGCTTTGGAAATAGAAGTGCGCCCAACTGTAGAGTTTGGTAATAAAGGCGGAGTTGCCAATTATACGACCTACGGATATATCGGCACCAAGCAAGATAGCTACTATCTACAGGCCAGCGGCGTTTACCGCGATAGCGATGGTTTTTTCCTTTCTCGCCATTTTGATCCTGTTGTAATTGGTAATAGTATCATTGAAAACGGTGGAAGGCGTGATTTTTCTTCAGCGCGCGACTGGCGTGGTAACTTTAAAATAGGCTTTACCCCTAATGCAACTGACGAATATTCAATCAATTATACAAAGCAAGAAGGACGCAAAGATTCGCCTTATTCTATTTTGGCACCGGTCGATGGATTAACCACCAAGCCACCTAAGGGACTTGGCTATCAGGTGAATTGGAATTGGCCAAAATGGGATGTTGAAACAACCGCTTTTTCTAGTCATACAGAATTTGGTAATGATAGTTATATTAATACGCGATTTTTTTATGCTCAATTTGACAATACTATAGCAAGTTACGACGATTACCATTTTAACAGCCAATTGAAAAATAAAGCTTTTCGTTCAAGCTATCATGATAAAAGTTATGGTATGAGTACCGAACTAGGCACCAAGATTTTAGAGCGCAATGATCTTAAAGGTGCGTTCCATTTCCGCCGAGATGAGCATCAAGAGCATAATATAAACCAGCCTTCAAAACCAACGTCAATTAAAGATCCTGTAACAGGGCAAGACGAAAATATTTTTTCTGTTGCGCTTGAAAATACCTTCCATGCAACAGACCAGATCGATTTTATTGGTGGCATAAGCTATGATTATCGGGACTTGAAAAACGCTGAATATCTTATCAAAGGTACAAGAGATATTGGTCATTTTCAATTGTCCCATGACGGTGCAGTCAATTGGCAATTGGCAGCAATTTACCGTCCTACTGTAACGGCAGAATGGCATGCTAGTGTTTCAAATCGCACGCGTTTTCCAACCATAAAAGAGCGGTTTTCTAGTCGTTTTGGTACAGCAGTACCCAATCCTTTTGTTAAAGCAGAGCGAGCTACAAATTATGAAATTGGTTGGTCTGACTTTATAACGCCAAATCTTGAGCTCAGCAGTGCTGTTTTTTATAATGATATTGATGACATGATAGATTCTGTCTATCTTGGCATAATCAATAGTGAGGGACGTGAATTAGCGCAAAGCCGTAATGTGGGCACAGCCAAATATTATGGTGTAGAGTTAAAGGCAGAATGGCAGATTACTGAAACTTTAATGCTAGGCGGCAATTATAGCTATCTTAAGGGTAAAATAAAATCGCCAAATGAAAACCAAACTTTAGTGACCGGTAAGCCACATCATCAAGCTTTTATTTATGGAAAGTGGCTGCCAATGGATAAGCTTTCTATTATGCCAAGTCTTGAAATAGCATCTTGGCGTTATTCACGCAGCACAATTCAAAATATTTATCGCAAAGCCGATGGCTATGTAATTGGAAATATTTCAGCTGAATATAACTTCAATGACCATACTAGCCTTTTGGGTGGAATAAGAAATATCAGCGATGAGAATTACGAAATTGAAGCGGGCTTTCCTGAAGCTGGTCGTACCTTCTTTTTAAGTGGCCGTTTCACATTTTAG
- a CDS encoding IclR family transcriptional regulator: protein MDDESFQLDEQNSGIAKRSNTIQSVSIATHFLNVLSNAESALALGEVAKRAATSGSKAHRYLQSLIKEGLAKQDPISGHYSLGPTALAIGISALKQVDGIEIAASHMKKLTDTAAMSGGVAIWTDRGPTLVRWYRSAYFSVSSLALGDVLPLDNTACGLVFQSYLSKEKIDQVRKVQPAHFRGKKPDDNLLQQIKKDRWMELSNHLLSGVTGQAAPVFDAQGEIICVMTTVADLGKIVDADKRRLLYHEAIDVNLQTNGY, encoded by the coding sequence TTGGACGATGAGAGCTTTCAATTAGATGAGCAAAACAGCGGCATTGCAAAGCGTTCAAACACAATTCAATCTGTTTCAATTGCTACGCATTTTTTAAATGTACTTTCAAATGCAGAAAGCGCTCTTGCTTTGGGCGAAGTTGCAAAACGAGCCGCAACAAGCGGGTCTAAAGCTCATCGCTATTTACAAAGCCTTATTAAAGAAGGACTTGCTAAACAAGATCCCATTAGTGGTCATTACAGCCTTGGTCCTACTGCATTAGCAATTGGTATTAGTGCATTAAAGCAGGTGGACGGTATTGAAATTGCTGCAAGCCACATGAAAAAATTAACCGATACAGCGGCAATGAGTGGCGGTGTCGCCATTTGGACAGATCGTGGTCCCACTCTGGTTCGTTGGTATCGAAGTGCTTATTTTTCGGTTAGCTCACTTGCGCTTGGCGATGTTTTACCCCTTGACAATACAGCTTGTGGGCTTGTTTTTCAGTCTTATCTTTCTAAAGAAAAAATAGATCAAGTTCGTAAAGTGCAACCTGCCCATTTTCGAGGTAAAAAGCCAGATGATAATCTTTTGCAACAAATTAAAAAAGATCGCTGGATGGAATTGAGCAATCATCTTTTAAGTGGTGTAACAGGCCAAGCTGCACCAGTTTTTGACGCACAGGGCGAAATTATTTGCGTTATGACAACTGTTGCAGACCTTGGAAAAATTGTTGATGCGGATAAGCGTCGACTTTTATATCATGAAGCAATAGACGTAAATCTGCAAACAAACGGTTATTAA
- a CDS encoding NAD-dependent epimerase/dehydratase family protein — MSNANNPYGFGDNYDALSSHIMPAIIRKVYGAKKIVFWGSENPSCEFMHVDDCAAACIFLLKNFSQSQHVNVGTKREISIKAFVVLICKLQNLMVKLVLTGCIFVIAK, encoded by the coding sequence ATCAGCAATGCCAACAACCCTTATGGTTTTGGTGATAATTATGATGCTTTGTCCAGCCATATTATGCCGGCAATAATACGTAAGGTCTATGGAGCCAAAAAAATTGTTTTTTGGGGAAGTGAAAATCCTTCATGTGAATTTATGCATGTGGATGATTGTGCTGCTGCTTGCATTTTTTTGCTAAAAAATTTCTCGCAATCGCAACATGTTAATGTCGGTACGAAACGAGAAATTTCTATCAAAGCCTTTGTTGTTTTAATTTGTAAGTTGCAAAATTTGATGGTGAAATTGGTTTTGACAGGATGCATTTTTGTGATTGCTAAATAG
- a CDS encoding rhamnan synthesis F family protein, producing the protein MYNFILFNKSKELRDFFKNIIFKKTSNKLEVRNIFKFIVYKKNGCVRKKYKYLFEKTFDIKDKTINKAVNSKVIKLDNIPFSSDILFYVAYSRDGTITDLQHKHIQAYSDAEYEVVVIINSDNFDKINTVSDNAAKAIILRENIGFDFGAWKDALSIIGNLERANTLTFTNDSIFIVEKNNSIKNQKKIIEKNDLDISFLTENNEIKKHYQSFFFSIKRKAIENDALSILKSIPYYKDKQDLIYSVEIELHNLFNRKNLNCGHIYKDDRDFARNPTIWHWKELIDIGFPFVKSQIAFKIIDGVDYSNLDNYLPKNEQILINEHYKSRFPQKMDS; encoded by the coding sequence ATGTATAATTTCATATTATTTAATAAATCAAAAGAATTGCGTGATTTCTTTAAAAACATCATATTTAAGAAAACTTCTAACAAATTAGAAGTTAGAAATATTTTCAAGTTTATTGTCTATAAAAAAAACGGTTGCGTAAGAAAAAAGTATAAATATCTTTTTGAAAAAACATTTGATATCAAAGACAAAACAATTAACAAAGCTGTAAATTCTAAAGTTATTAAACTTGATAATATACCTTTTAGTTCAGATATACTATTCTATGTTGCATATAGCAGAGATGGAACTATTACCGATTTACAGCATAAACATATTCAAGCTTACTCAGATGCAGAATATGAAGTTGTTGTGATTATCAATTCAGATAATTTTGATAAAATAAATACTGTTTCTGACAATGCAGCAAAAGCAATTATACTAAGAGAAAATATCGGTTTTGATTTTGGAGCTTGGAAAGATGCCTTATCAATTATTGGCAATCTCGAGCGTGCTAACACTTTAACTTTTACAAATGATAGTATTTTTATCGTTGAAAAAAACAATTCCATTAAAAATCAAAAAAAAATTATTGAAAAAAATGACTTAGACATATCATTTTTAACAGAAAATAATGAAATAAAAAAACATTATCAGAGCTTCTTCTTTTCGATAAAAAGAAAAGCGATTGAAAACGATGCTCTTTCTATATTAAAAAGTATTCCATACTATAAAGACAAACAAGATCTTATTTATTCGGTTGAAATAGAGTTACATAATTTATTCAATCGAAAAAATCTAAATTGCGGACATATTTACAAAGACGATAGGGATTTTGCACGTAACCCTACCATTTGGCATTGGAAAGAATTAATTGATATTGGCTTTCCATTTGTTAAATCGCAAATTGCCTTTAAAATTATAGATGGTGTAGATTATAGTAATTTGGATAATTATTTACCAAAGAACGAACAGATTTTGATTAATGAGCATTATAAATCACGTTTTCCTCAAAAAATGGATAGTTAA